Proteins found in one Lysinibacillus fusiformis genomic segment:
- a CDS encoding conserved virulence factor C family protein has translation MKIITIEPTPSPNSMKIVVDTELPFGKSYNFTKDNKDEATGEAAAILAIEGVKGVYHVADFFAVERNAKYAWEGILASIRQVLGEDVQTQEETVVANEFYGEVYVHVQFYKQVPLQVKVFDNQREYRISCGDRFVDAFNQIIESAVDENYIFQRKWIDYGVRYGELEEIAETVQQEIDVTYSADRLAEIVAAINNDGEKAVLKTDKLKVTVEQFKQPEWEKRFQLLDQMADPELEDLPLLDLALQDEQMSIRRLATVYLGMIEDVAVVPYLERALQDKSAAVRRTAGDCMSDLGLVEFEEAMLQALQDKNKLVRWRAAMYLYEVGTEQSLPALKAAEDDKEFEVKLQVKMAIARIEQGEEAKGSVWKQMTESRQQ, from the coding sequence ATGAAGATTATTACAATTGAACCGACGCCAAGTCCCAATTCTATGAAGATTGTTGTTGATACAGAGCTACCGTTCGGGAAAAGCTATAATTTTACAAAAGATAATAAAGACGAAGCAACTGGCGAGGCTGCTGCTATTTTAGCGATTGAAGGAGTAAAGGGCGTTTACCATGTAGCCGATTTCTTTGCTGTTGAGCGTAATGCCAAATATGCATGGGAAGGCATTCTAGCAAGTATTCGTCAAGTGTTAGGGGAAGATGTCCAAACACAAGAAGAAACCGTTGTAGCCAATGAATTTTATGGAGAGGTTTACGTGCATGTACAGTTTTACAAGCAGGTGCCTTTACAAGTAAAAGTTTTTGATAATCAACGCGAGTATCGTATTAGCTGTGGTGACCGTTTTGTCGATGCGTTTAATCAAATCATTGAATCAGCAGTAGATGAAAACTATATTTTCCAACGTAAGTGGATTGATTATGGTGTTCGCTACGGTGAGCTGGAAGAAATTGCAGAAACCGTCCAACAGGAGATTGATGTCACTTATTCTGCTGACCGTTTAGCAGAAATTGTCGCAGCTATCAATAATGATGGCGAAAAAGCAGTGTTGAAAACGGATAAACTAAAAGTGACGGTGGAGCAGTTCAAGCAACCAGAATGGGAGAAACGCTTCCAATTACTTGACCAAATGGCTGACCCTGAGCTAGAAGATCTACCGCTATTGGATTTGGCCTTACAGGATGAACAAATGTCCATTCGTCGATTAGCAACAGTATACTTAGGCATGATTGAGGATGTGGCTGTTGTACCTTATTTAGAAAGAGCCCTACAGGATAAAAGCGCAGCGGTACGCCGAACAGCAGGTGACTGCATGAGTGACCTTGGCTTAGTAGAATTTGAAGAAGCCATGCTACAAGCCTTACAGGATAAAAACAAATTGGTTCGCTGGCGCGCAGCGATGTATTTATATGAAGTCGGCACGGAGCAATCCTTACCAGCATTGAAGGCTGCTGAGGATGACAAAGAATTCGAAGTGAAGCTACAAGTGAAAATGGCCATTGCCCGTATCGAACAGGGCGAAGAAGCAAAAGGCTCGGTCTGGAAGCAAATGACCGAATCCCGTCAACAATAA